Proteins found in one Gopherus flavomarginatus isolate rGopFla2 chromosome 18, rGopFla2.mat.asm, whole genome shotgun sequence genomic segment:
- the LOC127036935 gene encoding leukocyte immunoglobulin-like receptor subfamily B member 3, with translation MLGSVSRPELSYSKPTIPLRPSGRVALGGAMTVRCRGWHQNMRFLLYKDGNSPLQVYESMNWNVLQDAAPAGDVSEFPISNVSPIHGGSYSCYYHSKSDPPVWSHPSNPVELVLAGSRREFG, from the exons ATGCTGGGGTCTGTCTCACGGCCTGAGCTCAGCTACTCCAAACCCACCATCCCCCTGCGCCCCAGCGGGCGGGTCGCCCTAGGGGGAGCCATGACCGTCCGGTGTCGCGGTTGGCACCAGAACATGAGGTTCCTTCTGTACAAAGATGGGAACAGtcccctaca agtctatgaatctatgaattggaACGTGCTGCAGGATGCGGCGCCTGCTGGGGACGTGTCTGAGTTTCCCATCAGCAATGTGAGCCCAATACATGGAGGGAGCTACAGCTGCTATTATCACAGCAAATCAGACCCGCCCGTCTGGTCGCACCCCAGCAaccctgtggagctggtgttagcaG gctctcggAGGGAGTTTGGCTGA